Proteins co-encoded in one Aspergillus fumigatus Af293 chromosome 6, whole genome shotgun sequence genomic window:
- a CDS encoding cytochrome P450: MALIFELLQSPYFLQGIAVSLLLVIVSNFYQELVDGFPYRNIPLVGMSRWGFTNSKAKERFVASAKALIAQGFSQGRTAFQVMFSHAPMIVLHPRYMDEVKSHPHLTFDEANRKAFFGAKLPGFEPFGLDKITVDVINNKLTHALGSLTTSLSRESAAVVKESLPPKSDEWQSLVFAQEIPYIVARLSSLVFMGEKVCRDKEWLHVSVNYTIDAFGAARELRLWPSVTQPLVHWFLPSTRRVRKHISVAKKIVQKEIEKRELIRQGKLLEYSPPKPNDALDWFREVAAGRPYDITKSQITLSLAAIHTTSNLLTNIMYDLIAYQEYIQPLRDEIVAVVKEEGCLKKTSLTKLKLMDSFIKETQRLNPVSITSLQRYALADITLSDGTFIPKGAMLIMSAHTMKDESIYPHADTFDGYRFYNKRKEPGNEHRYQLVTTSNEHLGFGHGLHACPGRFFAANEVKILLIHLLLKYDWKFAEDRGRPQSIMYGTEIICDPTVKLLYKARTPEIDPSKLGELSTDSPSV; this comes from the exons ATGGCGTTGATCTTCGAGTTGCTCCAAAGCCCATACTTTCTCCAAGGCATTGCTGTGTCCTTGCTTTTGGTGATCGTGTCGAACTTTTATCAAGAGCTTGTGGATGGCTTTCCCTACCGGAACATACCCCTTGTTGGGATGAGCAGATGGGGGTTCACTAACAGTAAAGCCAAGGAGCGCTTCGTGGCGTCCGCGAAAGCCCTCATTGCACAAGGCTTCAGTCAG GGCAGGACTGCCTTTCAAGTAATGTTCTCGCACGCTCCCATGATCGTCTTGCACCCGCGGTACATGGATGAGGTCAAGAGCCATCCGCATCTGACCTTCGATGAAGCTAATCGGAAG GCGTTTTTTGGCGCCAAGCTTCCCGGGTTCGAGCCTTTCGGACTGGACAAGATCACCGTGGACGTCATCAACAACAAGCTAACTCACGCGCTTG GTAGCCTTACTACCTCTCTTTCCAGAGAGTCCGCAGCTGTGGTCAAGGAGTCATTGCCTCCGAAATCTGATG AGTGGCAATCCCTGGTCTTCGCTCAAGAGATTCCATACATAGTTGCCCGATTGTCGTCCCTTGTGTTTATGGGAGAGAAGGTCTGCCGTGACAAGGAATGGCTGCATGTGTCTGTCAACTACACGATCGACGCATTCGGCGCTGCGCGCGAACTCAGACTCTGGCCCTCGGTTACGCAACCTCTGGTGCACTGGTTCCTGCCGTCAACACGACGAGTGCGGAAGCACATTAGCGTTGCGAAGAAGATCGTGCAGAAGGAGATCGAAAAGCGAGAATTGATCCGACAAGGCAAGCTCCTGGAATACAGTCCTCCGAAGCCCAACGATGCCCTCGACTGGTTCAGAGAAGTTGCTGCCGGTCGCCCGTATGACATAACGAAAAGCCAGATCACTCTTTCTCTGGCAGCGATCCACACTACTTCCAACCTGTTGACGAACATCATGTACGACTTGATAGCCTACCAAGAATACATCCAGCCTCTCCGGGACGAGATTGTTGCCGtcgtgaaggaggaagggtgTCTGAAGAAGACCAGCCTTACCaagctgaagctgatggATAGCTTTATAAAGGAAACCCAGCGGCTGAACCCTGTCAGCATTA CCTCCCTTCAGCGCTACGCGCTGGCAGACATCACTCTGTCCGATGGCACGTTTATTCCCAAGGGAGCAATGCTTATCATGTCCGCCCACACCATGAAAGATGAATCCATCTACCCCCACGCGGACACCTTCGACGGCTACCGCTTCTACAACAAACGCAAGGAGCCCGGCAATGAGCACCGGTACCAGCTTGTCACGACGAGCAACGAGCATCTTGGCTTTGGACACGGCCTGCACGCATGCCCAGGGCGCTTCTTCGCCGCCAACGAGGTCAAAATCCTCCTGATCCATCTGCTGCTGAAATACGACTGGAAGTTTGCAGAGGACCGCGGCCGTCCCCAGTCGATCATGTACGGCACCGAGATCATCTGCGACCCAACTGTAAAGCTGCTTTACAAGGCACGAACACCGGAGATCGATCCATCGAAGCTGGGGGAGTTGTCAACGGATAGCCCGTCAGTCTAG
- a CDS encoding putative checkpoint protein kinase (SldA): MAASEDLINFDIIENQKENIQSLPGGRSAKELARIFSPRDSSDKLAAPSPNETRTLNDAIRQEYEAELQAIDDSDDPLDIYDRYVKWTLNAYPSAQATAESGLLPLLERAVRAFLSSAHYKNDPRYLRLWLHYIRLFSDSPRETFAFLARHHIGEGLALFYEEFAAWLEGAGRWTQAEEVYRLGIDREARPTERLIRKYTEFQKRYEQRTQDHGPSSPALPAVRPALAAKVDPFSLSAAAPVADPQAQRPAPAAAAAPRTKSGKPKMTIFSDADSAASQPAISGQTKGWDSIGSMRERRKENSVEAKPWVGETLKAGKKAAPKEKMPIFRDESNPNLSVSETMQAKQLPDHHVREAVNPRTGRRERVFVNLEAVYPDYKDPTKEVSFEELRAMHRGWMDNDWRPQKAPFKKIPGNIAGSERPAGNVIEQSLDQGLSEQFSQKLKVKDAGSQRTQRAIEDGLNESKANKARKIKLREVKGETQTIKMKFDSPTGGKIRRKSTAEPTMTIHTRAATDEIYSIFNQPLKAETENVADSSDFEDDDYTSAGESTCTGRISITSSDFCDDETTTFHRSDDEAEEEDFEDHTHAESVVDGEWTQFSSKEDPTHSLGVDPISPHGNTLDAAETSRRERFVPEMPEDYNPPYGPYRDPAVVAQNRLPFMTPIVEQTEHSLPSMTAARNALYNTKTPSKPQMGNFFTTPLIGATPQQTENLTVFTEDVAMSPTVKKARSGLKILSPLKEQQQQHRVIINDSQCNPTDRSIRESILQAVDPPLASYPGYHCHPEVESHYAPAIQKFVKRHVKRPRSGDEASFDVPILELPGAQRCYIIRRELGAGAYAPVYLAESVDSLENYPSSDSEAEPADDDSPDSQFTNGKKAVTRSSSRYGFEAIKLEVGPPNAWEFYMIRIAHERISQLPELSRATDSIIRAHELHVYKRETILVEDYHGQGTLLDLVNHMRNESIKANGTGEGGLDEALAMFFTVELFRTVEALHSCGILHGDIKADNCLIRFDDKPTAPSLVDLEEEITDPREIYYSPRGLCGWRNKGLSLIDFGRGIDMRAFQPSVQFIADWETGEHECNEIREMRPWTHQIDLYGIAGTVHVMLFGKYIESTPVRKSEGGTVSVRTYRIRESLKRYWDREIWTDVFDLLLNPCTERWARMELDAAGPDQDLRGAGNQIILPVTHSMRYVREKMEAWLLANAEKKGLGLQIRKLEAVFAEKKKKLERS, translated from the exons ATGGCGGCCTCCGAGGATCTCATCAATTTTGATATCATCGAGAATCAAAAGGAGAACATTCAATCATTACCAGGAGGACGCTCAGCCAAGGAGCTTGCTCGCATCTTCTCACCCAGGGACTCTAGTGACAAACTCGCGGCTCCATCACCAAACGAAACCAGGACCTTGAATGATGCCATTCGACAGGAGTATGAGGCAGAACTGCAGGCTATTGACGACTCCGATGACCCGCTTGATATATATGACCGCTACGTGAAATGGACACTGAACGCTTACCCCTCTGCACAAGCCACCGCCGAGTCcggtcttcttcctctactAGAACGCGCCGTCAGGGCATTCCTCTCCTCGGCCCACTACAAGAATGATCCCCGCTATCTGCGGCTATGGCTTCACTACATTAGGCTCTTTTCAGACTCTCCACGCGAGACTTTTGCGTTTCTGGCGCGCCACCATATTGGTGAAGGGCTAGCGCTTTTTTATGAAGAGTTCGCCGCTTGGCTTGAAGGCGCTGGACGCTGGACGCAAGCTGAGGAAGTGTATAGACTCGGTATTGACCGTGAAGCTCGACCAACTGAACGATTGATCCGCAAATACACCGAGTTCCAGAAGCGCTACGAGCAGCGCACACAGGACCATGGACCATCATCACCCGCTTTGCCCGCGGTGCGACCAGCACTGGCTGCCAAGGTCGATCcgttttctttgtctgcAGCAGCCCCGGTTGCCGATCCGCAAGCTCAACGACCCGCTCCTGCCGCTGCGGCTGCCCCGCGGACGAAGTCTGGGAAGCCCAAGATGACTATTTTCTCGGACGCTGACTCGGCAGCAAGCCAGCCCGCTATATCAGGACAGACCAAGGGATGGGATAGCATTGGCTCAATGCGCGAGAGACGTAAGGAGAACAGTGTGGAGGCGAAGCCGTGGGTCGGGGAGACCTTGAAGGCGGGAAAGAAGGCTGCtccgaaggagaagatgccaaTCTTTAGGGATGAG TCAAATCCAAATCTATCTGTCTCAGAAACGATGCAAGCAAAACAACTTCCAGATCATCATGTAAGGGAAGCGGTAAATCCACGAACCGGACGGCGAGAGCGTGTTTTCGTCAATCTTGAGGCCGTATATCCTGATTATAAGGATCCAACCAAAGAGGTCAGCTTTGAAGAACTCCGTGCCATGCACCGTGGATGGATGGATAACGACTGGCGCCCGCAAAAGGCACCTTTTAAGAAGATACCTGGCAATATCGCTGGTTCAGAGAGACCGGCGGGAAATGTGATCGAGCAAAGTCTGGACCAGGGATTATCAGAGCAGTTTAGTCAAAAATTGAAAGTGAAAGATGCAGGCTCACAAAGGACGCAGCGGGCGATTGAAGATGGATTGAACGAGAGCAAAGCTAACAAAGCACGGAAAATAAAACTGCGCGAAGTCAAAGGCGAGACACAAACAA TCAAAATGAAGTTCGACTCTCCGACAGGAGGCAAGATTCGGCGCAAGAGCACGGCTGAGCCGACAATGACAATCCATACTCGCGCTGCTACCGACGAGATCTACAGCATCTTCAACCAGCCACTCAAAGCAGAGACAGAAAATGTAGCAGATAGTAGTGACtttgaggatgacgactACACAAGTGCTGGTGAGAGCACATGCACTGGTCGcatctccatcacctccagTGACTTTTGTGACGATGAGACCACTACCTTCCACAGATCTgatgatgaggctgaggaggaggactttgaaGACCACACGCACGCCGAGAGCGTTGTTGACGGTGAATGGACTCAGTTCTCCTCTAAAGAGGACCCAACGCATTCACTGGGAGTGGATCCCATCTCACCCCATGGGAACACATTGGACGCTGCAGAGACAAGCAGGAGAGAAAGGTTTGTGCCTGAGATGCCAGAGGACTATAATCCACCTTATGGTCCATATCGAGATCCTGCAGTAGTCGCGCAAAATCGTCTTCCTTTTATGACACCGATCGTGGAGCAAACCGAGCACTCTCTCCCTTCGATGACGGCAGCTCGAAACGCCCTGTACAACACCAAAACCCCATCCAAACCGCAGATGGGAAACTTCTTTACCACTCCGCTGATTGGTGCAACACCGCAGCAAACTGAGAATCTCACTGTGTTCACTGAGGATGTCGCGATGAGTCCAACAGTGAAGAAAGCCCGGTCCGGTCTTAAGATACTGTCGCCCTTGaaggaacaacaacaacaacaccggGTTATTATCAATGATTCACAGTGTAATCCCACAGACAGGAGCATTCGCGAGAGCATTCTTCAAGCCGTGGATCCGCCGCTTGCATCCTACCCTGGGTACCATTGTCACCCTGAAGTGGAAAGCCACTATGCGCCTGCGATCCAGAAGTTTGTCAAAAGGCATGTCAAGCGTCCTCGAAGCGGTGACGAAGCGTCCTTCGATGTACCAATTCTCGAACTACCCGGCGCACAGAGATGTTACATCATCAGGCGAGAACTTGGAGCCGGAGCCTATGCGCCAGTGTACCTTGCAGAAAGTGTCGATAGCCTCGAGAACTACCCGTCCTCCGATTCGGAAGCCGAACCCGCAGATGATGACAGTCCAGATTCCCAATTCACGAATGGAAAGAAAGCGGTAACCCGCAGTAGCTCCCGTTATGGCTTCGAGGCGATCAAACTGGAAGTTGGCCCTCCGAACGCATGGGAATTTTACATGATTCGGATCGCTCACGAACGCATAAGTCAACTACCAGAGCTATCCCGTGCGACAGACAGTATCATCCGCGCCCACGAGCTTCACGTGTACAAAAGGGAAACCATTCTAGTAGAAGATTACCACGGGCAGGGAACGCTCTTGGATCTGGTTAATCATATGCGCAACGAGTCAATCAAGGCCAATGGCACCGGAGAGGGTGGTTTGGACGAGGCGCTCGCCATGTTCTTCACTGTGGAACTATTCCGGACCGTTGAGGCCCTTCATTCGTGCGGCATCTTGCACGGCGATATCAAAGCCGACAACTGTCTAATTCGCTTCGACGATAAGCCTACTGCACCCTCTTTGGTCGacttggaagaagagatcacCGACCCACGCGAGATCTACTACTCCCCCCGTGGACTGTGCGGCTGGCGCAACAAGGGCCTGTCGCTCATCGATTTCGGCCGCGGTATTGACATGCGAGCGTTCCAGCCTTCCGTCCAATTTATTGCCGACTGGGAGACCGGCGAACATGAATGTAACGAGATCCGCGAGATGCGGCCCTGGACGCACCAGATCGATCTGTACGGCATCGCGGGAACCGTGCACGTCATGCTTTTCGGCAAATACATCGAGTCGACGCCGGTCCGGAAGAGTGAAGGCGGCACGGTGTCCGTGCGGACGTACCGCATCCGCGAGTCGCTGAAACGGTACTGGGACCGCGAGATCTGGACCGACGTTTTCGACCTGTTACTCAACCCGTGCACCGAGCGCTGGGCGCGCATGGAGCTCGACGCCGCGGGCCCGGATCAGGATCTCCGCGGCGCTGGGAACCAAATAATCCTCCCTGTCACTCATTCCATGCGGTATGTgcgagagaagatggaaGCTTGGCTGCTTGCGAAtgcagagaagaaaggccTTGGTCTGCAAATTCGGAAGCTGGAGGCTGTTTttgccgagaagaagaagaaactgGAACGGAGCTGA